A stretch of the Haloarchaeobius salinus genome encodes the following:
- a CDS encoding FxLYD domain-containing protein — translation MKRRQFIQTVGVGTATVSLAGCTASDGDEADVSVTLVRNAPENPGPFEDPVGTVTPQESEELIIDGFTFQRAGQKGLVVAGDARNTGDRPLQNVVVEVTLHDRNESEDELLDSASEQSSHERLDTGETWQWATTFDEQEFQIDYYVVKATASYV, via the coding sequence ATGAAGCGAAGACAATTCATTCAGACGGTAGGTGTTGGAACGGCAACCGTCAGTCTCGCGGGCTGTACCGCCTCCGATGGTGATGAGGCGGATGTCTCGGTAACTCTCGTGCGCAATGCGCCGGAGAATCCAGGCCCCTTCGAAGATCCGGTCGGGACAGTCACACCACAGGAGTCCGAGGAACTCATCATCGACGGGTTCACGTTCCAGCGGGCGGGCCAGAAAGGGCTCGTAGTGGCGGGCGACGCGAGGAACACGGGCGACCGCCCGCTCCAGAACGTAGTGGTCGAGGTGACCCTCCACGATAGGAACGAGAGCGAGGACGAACTGTTGGACTCGGCGAGCGAACAGAGCAGCCACGAGCGCCTCGATACTGGCGAGACGTGGCAGTGGGCTACAACCTTCGACGAGCAGGAGTTCCAGATCGACTACTACGTGGTCAAGGCTACAGCCAGCTATGTATAG
- a CDS encoding PrsW family intramembrane metalloprotease gives MQDSEKDTDPVEAADDEQDLYGIASWERRSLLDSASVAVYWVAVRTGQVLLVLLALVIFLAVGGLSILSDPSLGVLTLLSALPALALAGYVWYSDVTTSEPLSLLAATFILGVLTAGFAAVLNSLLQPGFAALGGIGMVLFFYIVVGPVEESVKLLAVRLYAYNDARFAAVIDGAVYGAVAGLGFATIENAIYISRVVGEVGGLSLGLDLIGIGGDITATRALAGPGHVIYSSFAGYYLGLAKFNPGNRGPIIVKGLIIAAVIHATYNTTVGIGSGLIQAVTGLPQLLAFFVFVVLYVGGFGYLLYRKIQQYTDAYQAAHQIQ, from the coding sequence ATGCAAGACTCAGAAAAAGATACGGACCCTGTCGAGGCCGCGGACGACGAGCAGGACCTCTACGGGATCGCATCGTGGGAACGGCGGTCACTCCTCGATAGTGCCTCGGTCGCGGTCTACTGGGTGGCGGTTCGGACCGGTCAGGTTCTCCTGGTCCTGCTCGCCCTAGTGATATTCCTCGCCGTCGGTGGACTCAGTATTCTGAGCGATCCCTCACTCGGCGTACTAACGCTCCTCTCCGCCCTGCCCGCGCTGGCATTGGCGGGGTACGTCTGGTACAGTGATGTAACGACCAGCGAACCGCTATCGCTGCTCGCAGCTACCTTCATCCTTGGCGTACTCACCGCGGGGTTCGCTGCCGTTCTCAATAGCTTGCTTCAGCCGGGTTTCGCGGCGCTCGGTGGTATCGGGATGGTGCTGTTTTTCTACATCGTCGTGGGTCCCGTGGAGGAGTCGGTGAAACTGCTCGCTGTACGGCTCTATGCGTACAACGACGCCCGGTTCGCCGCCGTTATCGACGGCGCAGTGTACGGCGCTGTCGCCGGACTGGGGTTCGCTACCATCGAGAACGCCATCTACATCAGTCGGGTCGTCGGAGAGGTCGGCGGGCTGTCTCTGGGTCTGGACCTGATCGGTATCGGCGGTGATATCACTGCGACCCGCGCGTTAGCCGGGCCCGGGCACGTCATCTACTCGTCGTTCGCGGGCTACTACCTCGGGTTGGCGAAGTTCAACCCTGGGAACCGCGGTCCGATAATCGTGAAAGGGCTCATCATCGCCGCGGTGATCCACGCGACCTACAACACCACAGTGGGAATCGGCAGCGGGCTGATCCAGGCCGTGACCGGCCTCCCACAACTTCTCGCCTTCTTCGTCTTTGTGGTACTGTACGTGGGGGGCTTCGGCTACCTGCTTTACCGAAAAATCCAGCAGTATACAGATGCCTACCAGGCCGCGCATCAAATACAATGA
- a CDS encoding succinylglutamate desuccinylase/aspartoacylase domain-containing protein yields MFDQDIAPDVVEFGPGDADLAVVCNMHGDEPTGARAIQRILKPSPEFERAVKFIVANPPASILHRRFLDVDMNRVFPGDPKANDRERRLAAQLVAETADCDTISFHTTHATPEPVAFVSEGKPRALEIVSQLPIAYVINETPVVDGAFSSTGPVVSIETGKVQQPNSVAKAEMLIQAFLNNEGAVSEEPPMHAPVTNYFEIFDKIEKPPGDETYELLARNFERVEEGEAYAKSEEGFLLADESFVPVLMSQSGYGEIFGFRGRKVGESAEDAKEAWLDEEK; encoded by the coding sequence ATGTTCGACCAGGATATTGCCCCTGACGTTGTGGAATTCGGCCCGGGCGACGCGGATCTCGCTGTGGTCTGCAACATGCACGGAGACGAACCGACAGGCGCCCGCGCGATCCAGCGTATCCTCAAGCCGTCGCCCGAATTTGAGCGGGCCGTAAAGTTCATCGTCGCGAATCCGCCGGCGTCTATCTTGCATCGCCGCTTTCTCGACGTGGACATGAACAGGGTGTTCCCGGGTGACCCGAAAGCCAACGACCGTGAGCGGCGCCTCGCCGCCCAACTCGTGGCGGAGACGGCCGACTGCGATACCATCTCTTTCCATACGACCCATGCGACCCCCGAGCCGGTCGCATTCGTCTCAGAGGGGAAGCCCCGCGCGCTTGAGATCGTCTCACAGCTCCCGATTGCCTATGTTATCAATGAGACGCCAGTCGTCGACGGAGCGTTCAGTTCGACTGGACCGGTCGTCTCTATCGAGACTGGGAAGGTCCAGCAACCGAACTCGGTCGCGAAAGCCGAGATGCTGATCCAGGCGTTCCTCAACAACGAGGGTGCGGTCTCGGAGGAGCCTCCGATGCATGCTCCTGTGACGAACTACTTCGAGATTTTCGACAAAATCGAGAAGCCGCCCGGGGACGAAACGTACGAACTGCTCGCACGGAACTTCGAGCGAGTTGAGGAGGGAGAAGCATACGCAAAATCGGAGGAGGGGTTTCTCCTCGCCGACGAATCGTTCGTTCCGGTCCTGATGTCGCAGTCGGGATACGGTGAGATATTCGGCTTCCGTGGTCGGAAGGTCGGTGAGTCGGCCGAGGACGCAAAGGAGGCGTGGCTTGATGAAGAGAAGTGA
- a CDS encoding M24 family metallopeptidase, whose product MSHRERIAACQEALASEGADAAVLFPSVDMGYLSGFTDEPMERHLLLFVTPDEEPVFVAPAMYESQILGGSVVDDVRVWDDGDDPLALVREVADERDLHGGSLLVDDRMWARFSQDLRAVLPDASFGLASDVLAPLRIRKDENELDALRAAGEVADRAVMAVRRLGDEAVGFTETELAQEIEAQLAEFGGDGVSFEVIVGSGPNGAQPHHRHGDREIQAGDPVVLDFGTRVDGYPSDQTRTVVLAGDPPDGFDEVHDVVREAHNAAVDAVEPGVTAAAIDAAAREVIEEAGYGEQFVHRTGHGVGLEVHEPPYIVAGNDRELEPGMVFSVEPGVYLEGEFGVRIEDLVVVTETSHERLNDSPRDWEPL is encoded by the coding sequence GTGAGCCACCGCGAGCGAATCGCCGCCTGCCAGGAAGCCCTCGCCAGCGAGGGAGCCGACGCGGCCGTCCTGTTCCCGAGCGTCGACATGGGCTACCTCTCGGGGTTCACCGACGAGCCGATGGAGCGACACCTGCTCCTGTTCGTCACACCCGACGAGGAGCCCGTCTTCGTCGCGCCGGCGATGTACGAGTCCCAGATCCTCGGCGGGTCGGTCGTCGACGACGTTCGCGTCTGGGACGACGGCGACGACCCGCTCGCACTCGTCCGGGAGGTCGCCGACGAGCGCGACCTCCACGGCGGCAGTCTCCTCGTCGACGACCGCATGTGGGCCCGCTTCAGCCAGGACCTCCGGGCGGTCCTGCCCGACGCCTCGTTCGGCCTCGCGAGCGACGTGCTCGCACCGTTGCGCATCCGGAAGGACGAGAACGAACTCGACGCGCTCCGGGCGGCCGGCGAGGTAGCCGACCGGGCCGTGATGGCAGTCCGTCGGCTGGGCGACGAGGCCGTCGGCTTCACCGAGACCGAGCTCGCCCAGGAGATCGAAGCCCAGCTCGCCGAGTTCGGCGGGGACGGCGTCTCCTTCGAGGTGATCGTCGGGAGCGGTCCGAACGGCGCGCAGCCACACCACCGCCACGGCGACCGCGAGATACAGGCCGGCGACCCCGTCGTGCTGGACTTCGGCACCCGCGTCGACGGCTACCCGAGCGACCAGACCCGGACCGTCGTCTTGGCGGGCGACCCACCCGACGGGTTCGACGAAGTCCACGACGTCGTTCGCGAAGCCCACAACGCCGCCGTCGACGCCGTCGAACCCGGCGTCACCGCCGCGGCCATAGACGCGGCCGCCCGCGAGGTCATCGAGGAGGCTGGCTACGGCGAGCAGTTCGTCCACCGCACCGGCCACGGCGTCGGGCTGGAGGTGCACGAACCACCGTACATCGTTGCGGGAAACGATAGAGAGCTCGAACCCGGAATGGTGTTCTCGGTCGAGCCCGGCGTCTATCTGGAGGGAGAGTTCGGTGTCCGTATCGAGGATCTCGTCGTCGTCACCGAAACCAGTCACGAGCGGCTGAACGACTCACCGCGAGACTGGGAACCGCTCTGA
- a CDS encoding aspartate/glutamate racemase family protein — translation MTDILWIDPVGHADFSGDIGDILAEAARPETTVDVTALDRGPHHVEYHYYESLVTPDVLHRVKRAENEGYDATVIGCFYDLALEEAREVSESMPVVGPAEATTHLATTLGDSFSVVVGRQKWVPQMRDRVRQYGFGDHLASFRPVDLGVLDFQDDPDRTERRLREAATAAVEEDHAEVVILGCTAEYGFYEELQDDLGVPVLDAVTAPFKFAELLAELADLGWTHSKRGGYESPPVDEIARWGIADDYENADVWTEESEP, via the coding sequence CGGCGACATCCTCGCCGAGGCGGCCCGGCCGGAGACGACCGTCGACGTGACTGCACTCGACCGCGGCCCACACCACGTCGAGTACCACTACTACGAGTCGCTCGTCACGCCCGACGTGCTCCACCGGGTCAAGCGCGCCGAGAACGAGGGGTACGATGCGACCGTCATCGGCTGCTTCTACGACCTCGCGCTGGAGGAGGCCCGCGAGGTGAGCGAGTCGATGCCGGTCGTCGGCCCCGCCGAGGCGACCACCCACCTCGCGACGACGCTCGGCGACTCGTTCTCCGTCGTCGTCGGCAGACAGAAGTGGGTGCCACAGATGCGCGACCGCGTCCGGCAGTACGGCTTCGGCGACCACCTCGCCTCGTTCCGGCCGGTCGACCTCGGCGTGCTCGACTTCCAGGACGACCCCGACCGGACCGAGCGACGGCTCCGCGAGGCCGCGACGGCCGCCGTCGAGGAGGACCACGCGGAGGTCGTCATCCTCGGCTGCACCGCCGAGTACGGCTTCTACGAGGAGCTGCAGGACGACCTCGGCGTCCCCGTGCTCGACGCGGTGACGGCCCCGTTCAAGTTCGCCGAGCTGCTCGCCGAACTCGCCGACCTCGGCTGGACCCACAGCAAGCGCGGCGGTTACGAGTCGCCGCCCGTCGACGAGATCGCGCGATGGGGCATCGCGGACGACTACGAGAACGCCGACGTCTGGACGGAGGAGTCGGAGCCGTGA
- a CDS encoding cbb3-type cytochrome c oxidase subunit I, protein MAYGSELLLTVVTAVILFGALGVISRRANWQSYALAGGVYGTDGEEPTHVEKPDGLVRWLTTVDHKDIGLLYGLFAVLSFAWGGIAVLLMRVELLTPPVDVLSYGLYNALLTSHGVTMLFLFGTPILAAFSNYLLPLLIGADDMAFPRINAIAFWLLPPGALLIWGGLLMGPFIEGIEGAQTAWTMYAPLSIEQSNPGVDLMALGLHLTGVSATMGAINFIATIFTERDEETGWATLDMFSWTVLVQSAQILFAFPLLGSALVMLLLDRNVGTTFFTVEGGSPILWQHLFWFFGHPEVYILVLPPMGLVSYILPKFTGRKLFGFKFVVYSTLALGVLSFGVWAHHMFASGIDPRLRASFMAVSIAIAVPSAVKTFNWIATMWNGKIRLRAPMLFCIGFIANFIIGGVTGVFEASIPVDLVLHDTYHVVAHFHYVIMGGIAFAVFAAVYYWFPLFTGRWYQRRLAAIHFWLSMVGTNLTFFPMVMLGYGGMPRRYAAYDVTVGPLSYFTDLHMLATVGAFVLAVGQIIFVWNLVVSWLEGPRVTTGDPWNIEAEDSVGREWQWFAEQRIPAILDGGEEGDD, encoded by the coding sequence ATGGCATACGGAAGTGAACTCCTTCTCACGGTTGTCACAGCCGTCATACTGTTTGGGGCCCTCGGCGTCATCTCGCGGCGCGCAAACTGGCAGTCGTACGCGCTGGCCGGCGGTGTATACGGGACCGACGGTGAGGAGCCCACACACGTGGAGAAACCGGATGGGCTCGTCCGCTGGCTGACGACGGTGGACCACAAGGATATCGGGCTCCTGTACGGACTGTTCGCTGTGCTGTCGTTCGCCTGGGGCGGGATTGCAGTGCTGCTGATGCGGGTCGAACTCCTCACCCCACCGGTCGACGTCCTCAGCTACGGTCTCTACAACGCACTCCTGACCAGCCATGGCGTGACGATGCTGTTCCTGTTCGGGACCCCGATCCTCGCTGCGTTCTCGAACTACCTCCTGCCGCTGCTCATCGGGGCAGACGACATGGCTTTCCCGCGGATCAACGCCATCGCGTTCTGGTTGCTGCCGCCCGGTGCCCTGCTCATCTGGGGCGGTCTACTGATGGGCCCGTTCATCGAGGGAATCGAGGGTGCCCAGACTGCCTGGACGATGTATGCCCCCCTGTCCATCGAGCAGTCGAACCCTGGTGTCGACCTGATGGCGCTTGGACTCCACCTGACCGGTGTGAGCGCGACGATGGGGGCGATCAACTTCATCGCGACCATCTTCACGGAGCGGGACGAGGAGACGGGCTGGGCGACGCTCGACATGTTCTCGTGGACGGTGCTCGTCCAGTCCGCACAGATCCTCTTCGCGTTCCCACTGCTCGGGAGCGCGCTGGTCATGCTCCTGCTCGACCGGAACGTCGGGACGACCTTCTTCACCGTCGAGGGTGGTTCACCGATCCTCTGGCAGCACCTGTTCTGGTTCTTCGGACACCCGGAGGTGTACATCCTCGTCCTCCCACCGATGGGGCTCGTCAGCTACATCCTGCCGAAGTTCACGGGCCGGAAGCTGTTCGGGTTCAAATTCGTCGTCTACTCTACGCTCGCGCTCGGCGTGCTCAGCTTCGGCGTCTGGGCCCACCACATGTTCGCGAGCGGCATCGACCCGCGACTGCGGGCGTCGTTCATGGCCGTCTCGATCGCTATTGCGGTGCCCTCGGCGGTGAAGACGTTCAACTGGATCGCGACGATGTGGAACGGGAAGATCCGGCTTCGGGCACCGATGCTGTTCTGTATCGGGTTCATCGCGAACTTCATCATCGGCGGGGTGACCGGCGTGTTCGAGGCGTCCATCCCCGTCGACCTCGTCCTCCACGACACCTACCACGTCGTCGCGCACTTCCACTACGTCATCATGGGCGGCATCGCCTTCGCCGTCTTCGCAGCCGTCTACTACTGGTTCCCCCTGTTCACGGGGCGATGGTACCAGCGTCGGCTCGCGGCCATCCACTTCTGGCTCAGTATGGTTGGGACGAACCTCACGTTCTTCCCGATGGTGATGCTCGGCTACGGTGGAATGCCCCGCCGCTACGCCGCCTACGACGTGACGGTAGGACCGCTCTCGTACTTCACCGATCTCCACATGCTCGCGACGGTGGGCGCGTTCGTCCTCGCGGTCGGCCAGATCATCTTCGTCTGGAATCTCGTCGTCTCGTGGCTCGAGGGACCCCGTGTAACGACTGGCGATCCATGGAACATCGAAGCGGAGGACTCGGTCGGCCGGGAGTGGCAGTGGTTCGCGGAGCAACGGATCCCCGCCATCCTGGACGGTGGGGAGGAAGGCGATGACTGA